One Pochonia chlamydosporia 170 chromosome 5, whole genome shotgun sequence DNA segment encodes these proteins:
- a CDS encoding aspartyl aminopeptidase (similar to Coccidioides immitis RS XP_001242741.1) produces the protein MTRRTPMPSPYASVLSLRQQPPTPGQPPIQSTTSPATSFKSKNFILSDMDGRNSPDNHVCGHCMSKLTPYELNQMNPTLSEGQVCRLCQVEQCRPEAFTKPFCDFLQENPTVFHTVDYFKRKLSDSRFEELDARESWNGKVRPGGKYWVTRNGSTIIAFTVGHAYKPGNGVGMIGGHIDALTARLKPISNRPSKAGYVQLGVAQYAGGLNHTWWDRDLSIGGRVVVRDPETGKTATKLVKLDWPIAKIPTLAPHFGVGMFGSNNKETQAVPVIGLQSSSPHSEQDAEPLGHEGAFVNTQPRKLVQLIAKQLGITSYTSILNWELELYDSQPAQTMGMDREFITAGRIDDKLCSWSALMGLLAADTKSSDSYIKLVALFDDEEIGSLLRQGARSNFLPIVIERTVEALNPDTYGPGLLGQTYAKSFLLSADVTHAGNPNFLETYLDQHVPQLNVGIAIAGDSNGHMTTDAVSTAILRRVGEIIGAKTQDFQIRNDSRSGGTIGPSLSSAMGCRAADAGLAQLSMHSVRATTGALDPGLGVKFFKGFLDLWEQIDEEWS, from the exons ATGACGAGACGAACTCCCATGCCAAGCCCTTACGCTTCCGTTCTGTCGCTGCGTCAACAACCTCCGACACCGGGCCAGCCTCCCATTCAgagcacaacatcaccagcgaCGAGCTTCAAGTCAAAGAACTTTATTCTCTCTGACATGGACGGCCGTAACTCCCCAGACAACCACGTCTGCGGGCACTGCATGTCCAAGCTCACACCCTACGAACTCAACCAGATGAACCCGACCCTTAGCGAGGGCCAGGtctgccgcctttgccaagtcGAGCAATGCCGACCCGAGGCGTTTACGAAGCCGTTTTGCGATTTTTTGCAGGAGAACCCTACCGTTTTCCATACCGTTGATTATTTTAAGCGCAAGCTGAGCGACAGCAGGTTTGAGGAG CTCGACGCCCGAGAATCATGGAACGGCAAAGTCCGCCCAGGCGGCAAGTACTGGGTGACTCGCAACGGCAGCACCATCATCGCCTTCACCGTCGGCCACGCCTACAAGCCCGGCAACGGCGTGGGCATGATTGGCGGCCACATCGACGCCCTCACCGCGCGCCTCAAGCCCATAAGCAACCGTCCCAGCAAGGCAGGCTACGTCCAGCTAGGCGTGGCCCAATACGCCGGCGGCCTGAACCATACCTGGTGGGATCGCGATCTCAGCATCGGCGGCCGCGTCGTGGTGCGCGACCCTGAAACCGGCAAGACGGCCaccaagctcgtcaagctgGACTGGCCCATTGCCAAGATACCCACGCTCGCGCCTCACTTTGGCGTAGGCATGTttggcagcaacaacaaggagaCACAGGCCGTTCCCGTAATCGGCCTGCAGAGCTCGTCGCCGCATTCCGAACAAGATGCCGAACCGCTTGGACATGAAGGCGCCTTTGTGAACACCCAGCCCCGGAAACTCGTCCAGCTCATTGCCAAGCAACTCGGCATCACGTCCTACACCTCCATTCTCAACTGGGAACTCGAGCTCTACGACAGCCAGCCCGCGCAGACCATGGGCATGGACAGGGAGTTCATCACCGCCGGCCGCATCGACGATAAGCTCTGCTCCTGGTCCGCCCTGATGGGTCTCCTTGCCGCGGACACCAAGTCCTCAGACAGCTACATCAAGCTCGTCGCCCTgtttgacgacgaagaaatcGGCTCGCTCCTCCGTCAAGGCGCCCGCAGCAACTTCCTCCCCATCGTCATTGAACGAACCGTCGAAGCCCTCAACCCCGATACCTACGGCCCCGGCCTCCTCGGCCAAACATACGCCAAGTCGTTCCTCTTGTCGGCGGACGTGACACACGCCGGCAACCCCAACTTCCTGGAGACGTATCTAGACCAACACGTGCCCCAGCTAAACGTAGGTattgccattgccggcgATTCCAACGGTCACATGACCACTGATGCCGTGTCGACGGCTATCCTACGACGAGTAGGCGAAATTATTGGTGCCAAGACGCAAGATTTCCAGATTCGCAACGACTCGAGGAGCGGCGGCACCATTGGGCCTAGCTTGTCTAGTGCCATGGGCTGTAGGGCTGCGGATGCGGGCTTGGCGCAGTTGAGCATGCATTCCGTCAGAGCGACGACTGGCGCCTTGGATCCGGGCCTGGGTGTCAAGTTTTTCAAGGGGTTTTTGGATCTGTGGGAGCAGATTGATGAGGAGTGGTCTTGA